The Coffea arabica cultivar ET-39 chromosome 4e, Coffea Arabica ET-39 HiFi, whole genome shotgun sequence genome includes a window with the following:
- the LOC113742174 gene encoding cysteine proteinase inhibitor 1-like has product MTTVAANFPMAVTAKCQKTELANNYIKQFQSAEVDAILKQAGETKLIVPGGWTPVNPADPHIQELGRFAVDEHNKQTGDKLVFVAVVAGLKKPVELATLYWLIIEAKDSDGNQNIYKALVQETDLEMKKLLYFGEVVPPVN; this is encoded by the exons ATGACTACAGTGGCAGCCAACTTTCCAATGGCTGTGACAGCCAAGTGCCAAAAAACGGAATTGGCAAACAACTACA TTAAGCAATTCCAGTCTGCCGAAGTCGATGCTATACTGAAGCAAGCTGGAGAG ACCAAATTAATTGTGCCTGGTGGCTGGACTCCAGTGAACCCTGCAGACCCTCACATTCAAGAGCTCGGAAGATTTGCAGTGGATGAGCACAACAAGCAGACCGGAGACAAGCTGGTGTTTGTGGCAGTGGTTGCCGGCTTAAAGAAACCCGTTGAATTAGCCACTCTCTACTGGCTCATAATTGAAGCTAAGGATAGCGACGGCAATCAAAATATCTACAAAGCACTGGTTCAAGAAACTGATTTGGAGATGAAGAAACTCTTATACTTCGGGGAAGTGGTGCCGCCCGTGAACTGA